In one Culex quinquefasciatus strain JHB chromosome 2, VPISU_Cqui_1.0_pri_paternal, whole genome shotgun sequence genomic region, the following are encoded:
- the LOC6052963 gene encoding zinc finger protein 135 — translation MTMMDWDIDIFNLELDEHALDYSIQSIIAADGGESLFSTLFQQSPSSPTANQDDDDDDGQTSFLSSTTSSSSEELGLTSALFPLDAIILQQPPSPPLSTCSAPTTTSLKTHKCICEVLKTYSFCIFRDDEEDHDSGNASSSTSTLDSGTEETLSETTPTSPEGSTNGSDAENDAPDYAATEAARPFKCSECGKSYTRKLYLMRHYVQHTRERPYQCDGCDKAFAYASSLSSHRKLHLASGEHRCEICSKSFVSEALVEAHKTAAHYGERPYKCKLCKKSFVLLHAYNSHKRWHAQFNPFRCGVCDKQFTKKISLKCHLRVHTGEKPYSCEVCHKSFTLSSTLSSHKRLHGSKPTLQCDTCGKIFTQISALSTHKYLHTETRPYSCDLCGKRFIRLHAMKIHIRTHSNERPHRCELCPKTFTEKHVLVRHLKTHSNERPHACDSCGKAFKEKYDLLRHVLIHTGRRPYECELCPKTFVQSNALAKHRRKHEREQQLKTMQARAVEGGVDATEV, via the exons CTTCAACCTGGAGCTGGACGAGCACGCCCTGGACTACAGCATCCAGTCCATCATAGCGGCGGACGGCGGAGAATCCCTGTTCAGCACACTGTTCCAACAATCGCCATCCAGTCCCACCGCTAaccaggacgacgacgacgacgatggccaAACATCGTTCCTGTCGTCCaccacatcatcatcatcggaaGAACTTGGCCTGACCTCGGCACTGTTCCCGCTGGACGCCATCATCCTCCAGCAGCCGCCGTCGCCGCCACTTTCAACGTGCTCTGCGCCGACAACGACGTCCCTGAAGACCCACAAATGCAT ATGTGAGGTTTTAAAAACGTATTCCTTCTGTATTTTCAGGGACGACGAAGAAGACCACGATTCGGGCAACGCCTCATCTTCAACGTCAACGCTGGATTCCGGCACAGAGGAGACACTTTCTGAG ACCACACCAACATCCCCCGAGGGCTCCACCAACGGTAGCGACGCGGAAAACGATGCGCCGGATTATGCGGCGACGGAAGCAGCGCGTCCCTTCAAATGCTCCGAGTGTGGCAAGAGCTACACCCGCAAGCTGTATCTGATGCGACACTATGTCCAGCACACCCGCGAGCGCCCCTACCAATGCGACGGCTGTGACAAAGCGTTCGCGTACGCCAGCTCGTTGTCCTCGCACCGGAAGCTGCATCTGGCCAGCGGCGAACATCGGTGTGAAATTTGCAGCAAAAGCTTCGTCAGTGAGGCGCTCGTTGAGGCTCATAAAACGGCGGCTCATTACGGGGAACGGCCGTACAAGTGCAAACTGTGCAAGAAGAGTTTTGTCCTGCTGCACGCGTACAACTCCCACAAGCGGTGGCACGCCCAGTTTAATCCGTTCCGGTGCGGAGTGTGCGACAAACAGTTTACCAAGAAAATCAGCCTCAAGTGTCATCTGAGGGTTCACACGGGCGAGAAACCGTACAGTTGTGAAGTATGCCACAAGAGCTTCACCCTCTCGTCCACACTTTCTTCGCACAAACGTCTGCACGGCAGCAAGCCCACCCTCCAGTGTGACACCTGCGGCAAAATCTTCACCCAAATATCGGCCCTCTCAACCCACAAATATCTGCACACGGAGACACGGCCGTACAGCTGTGACCTCTGCGGCAAGCGCTTCATCCGACTCCACGCCATGAAGATCCACATCCGGACGCACTCGAACGAGCGACCCCATCGCTGCGAGCTCTGCCCGAAGACCTTCACCGAGAAGCACGTTCTGGTGCGGCACCTCAAGACCCACAGCAACGAACGGCCTCACGCCTGCGACAGCTGCGGCAAAGCCTTCAAGGAGAAGTACGACCTGCTCCGGCACGTCCTCATTCACACCGGCCGGCGCCCGTACGAGTGCGAGCTGTGCCCGAAAACTTTCGTCCAGTCGAACGCACTGGCCAAGCACCGGCGGAAGCACGAACGGGAGCAACAGCTCAAGACGATGCAGGCAAGGGCGGTGGAGGGTGGAGTTGATGCAACGGAAGTCTAA